In a genomic window of Nothobranchius furzeri strain GRZ-AD chromosome 14, NfurGRZ-RIMD1, whole genome shotgun sequence:
- the LOC129163969 gene encoding E3 SUMO-protein ligase ZBED1-like isoform X1 encodes MRKLIRQSTNLMQFAKSAKPKKKISQQHHKHEAAPCTLSPGNRECTSGHARQTEDHPGFFTSVCLLFCLLEPTTTHGLPPPPAEHDRLSPSYQKTQKVRSITKAIATFIATDLRTYSVVNNGGFRLVVRTMELRYKLPHRKYFAEKEVPRLYEETKASVLESMKKPTRIVLTCDAWTSVATKSFVTVTAHFVLASDKNGWKLVSHVLQTREMSESHTGANVGELLEKATAEWQISDKDLVLVTDNASNMVVADQKTKYVHLKCYAHTANLASQKALKLAAVAKLLARIRQISTFFHRSTTRLHLLEENQKLLGLKQHKLKTDVCTRWNSAYKMTERFLEQQPAIAATLLSPQVGETSLSVTLIHFLYGSK; translated from the coding sequence ATGAGAAAGCTAATAAGACAATCGACAAATCTTATGCAATTTGCTAAATCTgcaaagccaaaaaaaaaaatatcTCAGCAACACCACAAACATGAGGCAGCACCTTGTACGCTTTCACCCGGAAACCGAGAATGCACCTCCGGCCATGCCCGCCAAACAGAGGACCATCCcggattttttacatccgtctgcctgctcttctgcctcctggaacccaccaccacacatggtctgccacctccacccgcagaacatgacagactgTCTCCAAGCTACCAAAAAACTCAGAAGGTGAGGAGCATTACAAAAGCAATAGCTACTTTTATCGCGACGGATCTACGCACATATTCAGTAGTAAACAACGGGGGGTTTCGGTTAGTGGTGCGCACCATGGAGCTGCGCTATAAACTTCCTCACCGAAAATACTTTGCAGAAAAAGAAGTCCCCCGCCTCTACGAGGAAACCAAAGCAAGTGTTCTGGAGTCCATGAAGAAGCCAACCAGGATAGTGCTCACATGCGATGCATGGACATCGGTTGCCACCAAATCCTTCGTTACTGTAACGGCGCATTTTGTTCTCGCGTCTGACAAGAACGGGTGGAAGTTGGTGAGTCACGTTCTTCAAACTCGAGAGATGAGTGAGAGTCACACCGGGGCAAATGTTGGTGAGCTGCTGGAGAAAGCTACGGCAGAATGGCAGATCTCAGATAAAGACTTGGTTTTGGTGACAGACAATGCCAGCAACATGGTCGTGGCAGATCAGAAGACGAAGTACGTGCACCTGAAATGCTATGCTCACACTGCCAACTTGGCCTCACAGAAAGCTCTTAAGCTGGCAGCTGTGGCAAAGCTTCTAGCAAGGATCAGACAGATCTCTACGTTTTTTCACCGTAGTACTACCAGACTCCACCTGCTAGAGGAGAACCAAAAGCTGCTTGGTCTCAAACAGCACAAACTGAAGACCGACGTATGCACTAGATGGAATAGTGCATACAAAATGACCGAACGTTTCCTTGAGCAACAGCCTGCAATTGCTGCCACCTTGCTCTCTCCTCAGGTAGGAGAAACATCATTGTCAGTTACTCTTATCCATTTTTTATACGGATCAAAATGA
- the LOC129163969 gene encoding sperm-associated antigen 17-like isoform X2, whose protein sequence is MQAGKKGSAKKPRTTPGTPAGNKTFEAELIKAQFHEGSWQACVSLLVGRSPEEEKELVSPLARAVLKPQRKLFTILSRDNVLLKIREPGNPRAKKSDHLPMFYEITEAAKALLDAGEEIPCNLMT, encoded by the exons ATGCAGGCTGGTAAAAAGGGTTCGGCTAAAAAGCCGAGGACCACCCCTGGGACTCCGGCTGGAAACAAGACCTTTGAGGCGGAGCTCATCAAAGCTCAGTTCCACGAG GGCTCGTGGCAGGCCTGCGTGTCTCTGCTAGTCGGGAGGAGTCCAGAGGAAGAGAAGGAGCTCGTCAGCCCCCTGGCTAGAGCCGTGCTCAAGCCACAACGGAAACTTTTCACCATTTTGTCCCGGGACAACGTTCTCCTGAAG ATTCGTGAACCGGGAAATCCTAGAGCAAAGAAATCCGATCATCTTCCCATGTTCTACGAG ATCACTGAGGCTGCTAAAGCGTTGCTGGATGCAGGAGAGGAGATTCCTTGTAACCTGATGACTTAA